The sequence below is a genomic window from Pseudomonas cannabina.
GTTGACGGTGATCTTCAGTTGGCCGTCTTCATCGGACACACTGACGAATATCTGCTCGCGGGCAAAACCGGTGGCATTGACGATGATATTGCCGACCACCGACCCCACCAGCTCACGGTCGAAAAACCCCAACGGGCTCACCACATCGATGGCATAACCGGCGGCAATGCCACGGCTGCTCAACACCTCCTGATGATGCGCCAGCTGCGCTTCGATAAAATCGTCAAGCTCGTGGTAATCCGGGCGCAACGGCATCTGATTGACACCGAGTTTGTACAGGCCCAGCAATTGCACCAGCATGCCGTTCAGATTGGCGAACTCGTATTCGATCACGCCATGTTCCGGCGTATCGCGCTGCCGGCTGGAAAGCTTCGCCAGCCACTCACTGTGCGCCTGGGTCAGCGTTGCCAGCGAGTTCTTCATGTCGTGCACGGTGGAGGCTATCACCATGGAGAAATCAAGCCCCTGCTCCCTATCTTCGCTCATGCGCCAAACGCCCTCTCCCTGAGTTTTTGATAACGCTCGAAACGCGGATCGCTGTCCGGAATCTTGCCGACCATGGTCAGGCTGGCCCGGCACTCGTCCAGGCCGGCCTGGCCCAGATTCTGGCCGGGGTGGAGCAGCGACTGCGCCATGTTGAGCGCAATACTGAGATTCTTCGGCTGCAACGCCAGTGCCTGACGAAAAAACGTCTGCGCCTCGGTCAGATTGCCAGCCTTGTAGCTGCGTACGCCTTGCAGGTTCAGATCACTGGCTGCTTTGTTGGCACCCAGAATGGCAGGATCGTCAGTCATGCTGGCAACACTTTTCATCACCGCCGGGTCGTCGCCATAGACTTGCGCGCAGCTCTTCAAAACACCGGCACCCGCCTCTTCCTGGCCCAGTTGCTTGAGCTGCGCGGCCACCATCAACGACGCTTCGGCGCTGAGAAACAGCTCCGTTCCGTCGAGTCGGGCCATCGCCTGCTCGGTGAGTTTTGCGGCCGCTTCCGGGTCCGAATGCTGCAGACTGGAGGCCTTCATCAGGCGCGTGCGCACTTGCAGGCCTTCGTCGTTACCGTGTTCCTTGGCGACGTCACCCAGGGCGTTGTTGATTTCAACCCGGGTCCGCGCATCGAGCCCCTGCTCACCGCCCTTGCTGATCAAGGCATGCGCCAGCCCCAGATTGGTCTCCGGGTCCTTGAAGCGCGAATGCTGCCCTTGGGACACCGCCTGACGATAGGCCTTGGAAGCGCTTTCGAAATCCTCGTTGCCCAGCGCCAGTTTGCCCAGCAGCCGCTGCCGACGAACCGCCAGCGGCGACAGACGCACCGCGCTTTCCAGCACTGCCTGAGCCCGCTTGGCATCGCCGAGCGCGACCAGCACGTCAGCCAGCCCGTCGAACAGCGCAGGCATGATCGGAAAGGCCTTGATCGCCTGCTCGTAGACAACCTGCGCCTCGGCAGCCTTGCCACGTTTGAGCAACAGGCTGCCCAGCGCGCCATACGCCCAAGGCGTGGCGCGGTCGGCCAGAATGCTCTTGAGGAAGGCCTCCAGCGGTTCGTTCTGCTTCAGATCGCGCAAGGCCTCGGCCTTGTGGCGCAGGCACAGGGGCGCGTAACGCGGGTCCTGCTCGATCAAGGTGTTGCAAGCAGCCAGCACTTCAGTCGGGTTGCGACGGTCGAGCGCCTGCAAAATCGGCTTGAGCAGGGTCTTGCGCTGCACCAGCTTTTCCAGACGCTGAGCCAGCCCGGCGCGATTGAACGGCTTGGTCAGGTAGCCGTCCGGCTCCCACTCCAGCGCACTCATGACCATGGCCTGACTGTTTTCGGCGGTGACCATGATAAACACGCTTTGGTGACTCAACAGCCGCTCGACCATCAGGTCTTCCAGCACCTGCTGACCGT
It includes:
- a CDS encoding sensor histidine kinase, whose protein sequence is MSEDREQGLDFSMVIASTVHDMKNSLATLTQAHSEWLAKLSSRQRDTPEHGVIEYEFANLNGMLVQLLGLYKLGVNQMPLRPDYHELDDFIEAQLAHHQEVLSSRGIAAGYAIDVVSPLGFFDRELVGSVVGNIIVNATGFAREQIFVSVSDEDGQLKITVNDDGPGYPAYLIEQQTDYVLGINQGSGSTGLGLYFAAHIARLHVRNGLQGRIEIANGGVLGGAVFSMTLP
- a CDS encoding tetratricopeptide repeat-containing response regulator, with the protein product MLAHNQKSFLIVDDFSDFRSSVRSMLRELGVKEVDTADTGEEALRMCAQKRYDFVLHDFNLGDGRKNGQQVLEDLMVERLLSHQSVFIMVTAENSQAMVMSALEWEPDGYLTKPFNRAGLAQRLEKLVQRKTLLKPILQALDRRNPTEVLAACNTLIEQDPRYAPLCLRHKAEALRDLKQNEPLEAFLKSILADRATPWAYGALGSLLLKRGKAAEAQVVYEQAIKAFPIMPALFDGLADVLVALGDAKRAQAVLESAVRLSPLAVRRQRLLGKLALGNEDFESASKAYRQAVSQGQHSRFKDPETNLGLAHALISKGGEQGLDARTRVEINNALGDVAKEHGNDEGLQVRTRLMKASSLQHSDPEAAAKLTEQAMARLDGTELFLSAEASLMVAAQLKQLGQEEAGAGVLKSCAQVYGDDPAVMKSVASMTDDPAILGANKAASDLNLQGVRSYKAGNLTEAQTFFRQALALQPKNLSIALNMAQSLLHPGQNLGQAGLDECRASLTMVGKIPDSDPRFERYQKLRERAFGA